A genomic region of Bernardetia sp. ABR2-2B contains the following coding sequences:
- a CDS encoding caspase family protein yields the protein MPNFPLTSILITLLLLIFTQSTSFAQYDTHYLKSGNQALVQKNYVQAETDYTTSLKHNSRNMEAYLQRGITRWHLKKYKDAISDLDRAILFNYKLAETNLWKGKSYYSMDSYKEAITYFDKALKLNKEKDSQLNAEIYEYKGFAYQKLNNSDKTEKNFRLALGEGSSNSAEINYKLATINFLNKKYEASLKNLQKARQQGHPNRAEIAKKIVKLDQLIAEEKKANEQKEVKFHFQNPSSANSLTATVSQSFFDLEVCLESELMVNEVKVFVNNKEQDPIRGLTVTPSTTCAITVKRKIPLQNGTNEIRLEATTAQGTFFSNKATVTFSTPNRTENVLASMPRVWAVVVGVASYTAMPTLRYSDDDAYQMYAFLKSPEGGALSDNQITLLVDENATKSQIINSLNQKFQAASENDLVIFYYAGHGLEGSFIPYDYNGTESTKLLHKDVQDIFTSCKAKNKLFIADACHSGSSSENLRGNVKATMDKYYQALAKTSGGTALMMSSKAEETSLENKTIRQGVFSYYLIRGLKGEADFNADKIVSVRELFDYVQTQTRQYTNYRQNPELYGLFDPNMPIGAVRK from the coding sequence ATGCCCAATTTTCCTTTAACTTCTATTTTAATAACTCTTCTGTTATTAATTTTTACTCAAAGCACAAGTTTTGCCCAATACGACACACACTACCTCAAAAGTGGAAATCAAGCATTAGTGCAAAAAAATTATGTACAAGCTGAAACTGATTACACAACCTCTCTGAAACACAACAGCAGAAATATGGAGGCTTATCTGCAACGAGGAATAACTAGGTGGCATTTGAAGAAATACAAAGACGCAATTTCAGATTTAGATAGAGCAATTTTATTTAATTATAAGTTAGCTGAGACAAATCTATGGAAAGGAAAGAGTTATTATTCAATGGATTCGTATAAAGAAGCTATTACTTATTTTGATAAAGCATTAAAACTCAATAAAGAAAAAGATTCTCAACTCAATGCAGAAATTTATGAATATAAAGGTTTTGCTTATCAGAAATTGAATAATTCAGATAAAACAGAAAAGAATTTTAGATTAGCTTTGGGAGAAGGAAGTAGCAATTCAGCAGAAATAAACTACAAACTAGCAACCATCAATTTTTTAAATAAAAAGTATGAAGCAAGCCTAAAAAACCTTCAAAAAGCAAGACAACAAGGACACCCAAACCGTGCAGAAATTGCAAAGAAAATTGTAAAACTTGACCAACTTATTGCAGAAGAAAAAAAGGCAAATGAACAAAAAGAAGTAAAATTTCATTTTCAAAATCCAAGTTCTGCAAATTCACTTACTGCCACAGTTTCACAATCATTTTTTGATTTGGAGGTTTGTTTAGAATCTGAGCTAATGGTAAATGAAGTAAAAGTTTTTGTAAATAATAAAGAACAAGACCCAATTAGAGGACTAACTGTAACGCCAAGTACAACGTGTGCAATCACAGTAAAAAGAAAAATTCCATTACAAAACGGAACAAATGAGATTCGTTTGGAAGCAACAACAGCACAAGGAACTTTTTTCTCAAATAAAGCAACTGTTACTTTTTCTACGCCTAACCGCACAGAAAACGTACTAGCTTCTATGCCAAGAGTTTGGGCTGTTGTGGTAGGTGTGGCGAGTTATACGGCTATGCCAACGCTGCGTTATTCGGATGATGATGCGTATCAAATGTATGCCTTTTTGAAAAGCCCAGAGGGTGGCGCACTTTCTGACAATCAAATCACACTTTTAGTGGATGAAAATGCAACAAAATCACAAATTATTAATTCTCTAAATCAAAAATTTCAAGCTGCATCTGAAAATGATTTAGTGATTTTTTATTATGCTGGACACGGTTTGGAAGGTTCGTTTATTCCCTACGATTACAACGGAACAGAAAGCACAAAACTTTTACACAAAGACGTGCAAGATATTTTTACAAGCTGCAAAGCAAAGAATAAACTCTTTATTGCAGATGCGTGTCATTCGGGAAGCAGTAGCGAAAATTTGCGTGGAAATGTAAAAGCTACAATGGACAAATATTATCAAGCACTTGCCAAAACTTCGGGAGGAACAGCACTTATGATGTCATCGAAAGCAGAAGAAACTTCACTTGAAAACAAGACCATTCGCCAAGGAGTATTTAGTTATTATTTGATTCGTGGTTTGAAGGGAGAAGCAGATTTTAATGCTGATAAAATTGTTTCGGTAAGAGAACTTTTTGATTATGTCCAAACACAAACTCGTCAATATACAAACTACCGTCAGAATCCAGAGTTATACGGACTTTTTGACCCAAATATGCCGATTGGTGCTGTGAGGAAATAA
- a CDS encoding SDR family oxidoreductase — translation MESNQFGKKGWTPDRIGNLEGKIYVITGTTSGTGFEAAKILLSKGGKVVMLNRNPKKSAETITALKKDLGNDIDVIAIQMDLAEQSSVKKAANEVLKIAPQIDVLICNAAIAQVPKQQLTVDGWESQLGVNHFGHFTLQALLFSRIEKSKGRIVTVGSMGYDMGIKTIKFDDLNWDKDYTPNNAYSQSKLAQIMSIYELQERLKKAHKTEVKAYACHPGSSRTSLISTSGSLMMRIIFGLMKLSPLTQSAEKGAYPQLMCATEEDLEQKGFYGPTGRNNWVGAVGAHKLEPHAKNKAVAKRLWEISEKETGVKWNI, via the coding sequence ATGGAATCAAATCAGTTTGGGAAAAAAGGATGGACACCTGATAGAATAGGAAATTTAGAGGGCAAAATATACGTCATCACAGGTACTACAAGTGGTACAGGGTTTGAAGCAGCAAAAATATTGCTTTCAAAAGGAGGAAAAGTTGTGATGCTAAACAGAAATCCAAAAAAGTCAGCAGAAACTATAACAGCCCTAAAAAAAGACCTTGGTAATGATATAGATGTTATAGCTATACAAATGGATTTGGCAGAGCAAAGCTCAGTAAAAAAAGCAGCCAATGAAGTTCTTAAAATAGCTCCTCAAATAGATGTACTTATTTGTAATGCTGCTATTGCTCAAGTACCTAAACAACAACTAACTGTGGACGGTTGGGAAAGTCAATTAGGTGTAAACCATTTTGGACATTTTACTTTACAAGCCTTACTATTTTCACGTATTGAAAAATCTAAAGGACGTATCGTAACGGTAGGCAGTATGGGATATGATATGGGAATCAAAACCATTAAATTTGATGATTTGAATTGGGATAAAGATTATACACCTAATAATGCTTATAGCCAAAGCAAACTAGCACAAATTATGTCTATTTATGAGTTGCAGGAGAGACTGAAAAAAGCACATAAGACGGAGGTTAAGGCATATGCTTGTCATCCTGGTTCTTCCAGAACTTCTCTTATTAGCACCAGTGGAAGTCTGATGATGAGAATTATTTTTGGTCTGATGAAACTATCACCACTCACACAGTCGGCAGAAAAAGGTGCTTATCCACAGTTGATGTGTGCTACCGAAGAAGACTTAGAGCAAAAAGGTTTTTATGGTCCAACAGGAAGAAATAACTGGGTAGGTGCAGTCGGAGCGCATAAGTTAGAACCCCATGCAAAAAATAAAGCTGTGGCTAAGAGGCTATGGGAAATTTCAGAAAAAGAAACAGGAGTAAAATGGAATATATAA
- a CDS encoding helix-turn-helix domain-containing protein has product MQHFKTLSSYLDYLGLPCLEHPMLSVFNSKGDTYLPCPRESSPPITNDCYSISLKKHVAGNLNYGRTKYDFTNGALIFISPRQVLQWDNSVVFEQKGASINFHEDFLKGTELAQQIKRYGFFSYSTNEALHLSPKEEKQIELIVENIEIEYQNNQDAFSKSIIISQLDTLLKYANRFYERQFINRKELSNDLLEKFNLYLSKYFESRELQEKGIPSIEQIANKMSVSQRYLSDTLKKETGKTTTEHLHLYLINEAKDILLQPDKSISEVAYELGFEYPPYFSRFFKKKEGISPTEYREKHKLN; this is encoded by the coding sequence ATGCAACACTTCAAAACGTTATCATCGTATTTAGATTATTTGGGGCTACCTTGTCTAGAGCATCCTATGTTGAGTGTATTCAACTCAAAAGGAGATACTTATTTGCCTTGTCCAAGAGAGAGTTCGCCACCCATTACAAACGACTGCTATTCTATTAGTTTGAAAAAACATGTAGCTGGAAACTTAAATTATGGAAGAACAAAGTATGATTTTACTAATGGTGCTTTGATTTTTATTTCACCAAGGCAAGTATTACAGTGGGATAACAGCGTAGTTTTTGAGCAAAAAGGGGCTTCAATAAATTTTCATGAAGATTTTTTGAAAGGAACAGAACTAGCACAGCAGATAAAAAGGTATGGTTTCTTTTCTTATTCAACCAATGAAGCATTGCATCTTTCTCCAAAAGAGGAAAAGCAAATAGAATTGATTGTTGAAAATATTGAAATCGAATATCAAAATAATCAAGATGCTTTCAGTAAATCAATTATTATTTCTCAACTAGATACATTATTGAAATATGCGAACCGTTTTTATGAAAGGCAATTTATAAATAGGAAAGAATTATCAAATGATTTATTAGAGAAATTTAATCTTTATTTATCTAAATATTTTGAATCAAGAGAGCTACAAGAAAAAGGAATACCAAGTATAGAACAGATAGCAAATAAAATGTCAGTTTCGCAGCGATATTTGAGCGATACACTTAAAAAAGAAACAGGCAAGACCACCACAGAACATCTGCATTTGTATTTAATAAATGAAGCAAAAGATATTCTATTACAACCCGATAAGAGTATTTCAGAGGTAGCTTACGAGTTAGGTTTTGAATACCCACCTTACTTTTCAAGGTTTTTTAAAAAGAAAGAAGGCATAAGTCCAACAGAATACAGAGAAAAACACAAACTAAACTAA
- the rocD gene encoding ornithine--oxo-acid transaminase, with the protein MVTETQNVSAGQQKFIDLEDNYGAHNYHPLPVVLEKGVGVYVWDTDGKKYYDFLSAYSAVNQGHCHPHIIKALTEQAQKLTLTSRAFYNNVLGNYEKFMTEFFGYDRVLPMNTGVEGGETAIKLCRKWAYKVKGIEENKAKILFAENNFWGRTLAAVSSSTDPSAYSDYGPYLPGFEIVKYNDLAALEKALEDPNVAGFMVEPIQGEAGVVVPDEGYLKKAYELCKSKNVLFIADEVQTGIARTGKLVCCDHEGFQPDILILGKALSGGVFPVSAVLSSHEIMLTIKPGEHGSTFGGNPLACEVAMAALEVVKNENLSERAEELGKVFRQKMSELADKSELVNLVRGKGLLNAVVINDSPDSSTAWDICVALKENGLLAKPTHGNIIRFAPPLVMTEEQLLECCQIIEDTILNFKK; encoded by the coding sequence ATGGTTACAGAGACACAAAATGTATCAGCAGGACAGCAGAAATTTATAGATTTAGAAGATAATTACGGAGCGCACAATTACCATCCACTTCCAGTAGTTTTGGAAAAAGGTGTAGGCGTTTATGTTTGGGATACTGATGGAAAAAAGTATTATGATTTTCTTTCAGCTTATAGTGCTGTAAATCAAGGACATTGTCATCCACATATTATAAAAGCTCTAACAGAACAGGCTCAAAAACTTACCCTTACTTCTCGTGCATTTTATAATAATGTGTTGGGAAATTACGAAAAATTTATGACTGAGTTTTTCGGTTATGATAGAGTTTTGCCAATGAATACAGGTGTAGAAGGAGGAGAAACAGCAATTAAATTGTGTCGTAAGTGGGCATACAAAGTAAAAGGAATAGAAGAGAATAAAGCCAAAATACTTTTTGCAGAAAATAACTTTTGGGGGCGTACACTTGCAGCCGTTTCTTCATCAACAGACCCAAGTGCATATAGCGATTACGGTCCTTACTTACCAGGGTTTGAAATCGTAAAGTACAATGATTTGGCAGCATTGGAAAAAGCATTGGAAGACCCAAATGTAGCTGGTTTCATGGTAGAACCAATACAAGGAGAAGCTGGTGTTGTTGTCCCAGATGAAGGATATTTGAAAAAGGCATATGAGCTTTGTAAGTCTAAGAATGTACTTTTTATTGCTGACGAAGTTCAGACAGGAATTGCACGTACTGGAAAATTAGTGTGTTGCGACCACGAAGGTTTTCAGCCAGACATTCTCATTTTAGGTAAAGCTCTTTCTGGTGGTGTTTTTCCTGTTTCGGCAGTTCTTTCTAGCCACGAAATTATGCTTACCATCAAACCGGGAGAACATGGTTCTACGTTTGGTGGAAATCCTTTGGCGTGTGAAGTTGCAATGGCAGCACTAGAAGTAGTAAAAAATGAAAATCTATCTGAAAGAGCAGAGGAGTTGGGTAAAGTTTTTCGTCAGAAAATGTCAGAACTTGCTGATAAATCAGAATTGGTAAATCTTGTTCGTGGAAAAGGACTTTTGAATGCTGTTGTAATAAATGACTCTCCAGATAGTTCAACGGCTTGGGATATTTGTGTTGCCTTGAAAGAAAATGGACTTCTTGCCAAACCGACACACGGAAATATCATTCGTTTTGCGCCACCACTCGTAATGACTGAAGAACAGTTATTAGAATGTTGTCAGATTATTGAAGATACAATTCTGAATTTTAAGAAGTAA
- a CDS encoding PAS domain-containing protein gives MSSNTQRYILGGFLFGLLFPLFSWILDGLFFNQMDLSWDMVAQLHTQNPIHFVIDSAPFVLAAAFGTIGFYINRLKESDLLRHSNLENYNQENKKVIKRMRIANTIFPILISIMLVIGFLVLQDFSNKEQDDVYLIELAGKQRSLSQKILYHTNKIPFAVPYQKEKYSDSLYLDLNNLKEDNKHLIKSISKLEENYYNPRVIQNLLQSLQKSQQNIIKKSNLLLDTAFSIQNADSLALQSQANQILADLENNQYLFSSVTKSIITIYQEETKGKFTRLKIIQFVVISTIIIFIIGLSLFGLKPIIDRVKQAFFDVEEVNSKFLSKNETLETSQEELKINSEELRAINDNLVSAQKEIEQKQDLLNRAEKMAKMGSFFWNLKTQIINHSDNLPSIYRLEKGKAVTSETFREIVHSDDYEINQEQLAKAAHKQKKELLTHYRARPPHLPKEEDWKHYRAFSVITYNDAGEPILLVGTAQDVTKEIKQNKKVEILFKNLQKNKERLEESQILAKIVSYDMDVGSDKIEWSDSFKTIFNVDKENIPTSLSDFRNWIYPQDLERIKQKWEDAINSHGRFNEIYKLQIPNKGMVYIKEKAFPSFDENEKFIGKWGTLQDITKTEISRLNSEQKSLQIRQQNENFLSSMNYAKRIQSALLGNANDLKSIFKDSFIYFAPKDIVSGDFYWYAEVEQRKIIIVADCTGHGVPGAFMSLLGITLLTEIVKHHKITTPSEILNELQKEITDILKQKRTGNKDGMDISIAVIDEDLKILEFAGAKNPLVYIHKKRGGDTQEENMTVIKGDALSIGGRNKKIEANKYTNHVINLDDVEVFYLYSDGYQDQFGGTNKRKFMSKHFRSLLYKTYTEDSMSIQRKALKTNLRDWMGRGQKQIDDICVIGITV, from the coding sequence TTGAGTTCAAATACACAACGTTATATACTAGGAGGTTTTTTGTTTGGTCTCCTTTTTCCTTTATTTTCTTGGATTCTTGATGGGCTATTTTTCAATCAAATGGATTTGAGTTGGGATATGGTAGCTCAACTGCATACCCAAAATCCTATACACTTTGTTATAGATTCTGCCCCATTTGTTTTAGCTGCTGCTTTTGGCACTATAGGATTTTACATAAATAGACTAAAAGAAAGTGATTTATTAAGACATAGCAATCTAGAAAACTATAATCAAGAAAATAAGAAAGTTATAAAACGAATGAGAATTGCGAATACTATTTTTCCAATTCTGATTTCAATAATGTTGGTAATAGGTTTTTTAGTATTACAAGATTTTTCAAACAAGGAACAAGATGATGTCTATTTGATAGAGTTAGCAGGAAAGCAGCGCTCTCTTAGCCAAAAAATTCTCTATCATACCAATAAGATTCCTTTTGCAGTTCCTTATCAGAAAGAAAAATATTCTGACTCCCTCTACTTAGACCTAAATAACTTAAAAGAAGATAATAAACACCTCATTAAAAGTATTTCTAAACTAGAAGAAAATTACTACAACCCTCGTGTAATTCAAAACTTATTACAATCCTTACAAAAAAGTCAGCAAAACATAATCAAAAAAAGTAATCTACTTTTGGATACAGCTTTCTCTATTCAGAATGCTGACTCTTTAGCTCTCCAAAGTCAAGCCAATCAAATATTAGCAGACTTAGAAAATAATCAATACCTGTTTTCTTCTGTAACGAAGTCTATCATAACTATTTACCAAGAAGAAACAAAAGGTAAATTTACACGCTTAAAAATAATACAGTTTGTTGTAATATCAACCATTATAATATTCATAATTGGTTTGTCTTTGTTCGGCTTGAAACCAATTATAGATAGGGTTAAACAAGCCTTTTTTGATGTAGAAGAAGTCAATAGTAAATTTTTGTCGAAAAATGAAACCCTTGAAACCTCTCAAGAAGAACTAAAAATCAATTCAGAGGAACTTCGTGCTATCAACGATAATTTAGTCTCAGCTCAAAAAGAAATTGAACAGAAACAAGACTTACTGAACCGAGCTGAAAAAATGGCTAAAATGGGTAGCTTTTTTTGGAATCTCAAAACGCAGATTATAAATCATTCAGATAACCTCCCCTCTATTTATCGTTTAGAAAAAGGAAAAGCTGTTACATCAGAAACTTTTAGAGAAATTGTGCATTCTGATGACTATGAAATCAATCAAGAGCAACTTGCAAAAGCAGCCCATAAACAAAAAAAGGAGTTACTGACACATTACCGAGCAAGACCTCCTCACCTACCTAAAGAGGAGGACTGGAAACACTACCGAGCTTTTTCTGTAATTACTTATAACGATGCTGGAGAGCCTATTTTACTTGTCGGAACAGCTCAAGATGTTACGAAAGAAATAAAGCAAAATAAAAAGGTTGAAATCCTTTTCAAAAATCTACAAAAAAATAAAGAGCGATTAGAAGAATCTCAGATATTAGCAAAAATAGTGAGTTATGATATGGATGTTGGGTCTGATAAGATAGAGTGGTCAGATAGTTTCAAAACTATTTTTAATGTTGATAAAGAAAATATTCCTACCTCTTTATCAGACTTTAGAAATTGGATATATCCACAAGATTTGGAAAGAATAAAGCAAAAATGGGAAGATGCCATCAACTCTCATGGCAGATTTAATGAAATATATAAACTTCAAATACCTAATAAGGGTATGGTATATATAAAAGAAAAAGCATTTCCATCTTTTGATGAAAATGAAAAATTCATAGGAAAGTGGGGTACATTACAAGACATTACAAAAACTGAAATATCTAGGTTAAATAGCGAACAAAAATCGCTTCAAATAAGACAACAGAATGAGAATTTTCTATCCAGTATGAATTATGCAAAGCGTATTCAATCTGCTTTGTTGGGAAATGCTAATGACCTAAAATCTATCTTTAAAGACTCTTTTATCTACTTTGCGCCAAAAGATATTGTTTCAGGAGACTTCTATTGGTATGCTGAAGTAGAGCAGCGTAAAATTATCATTGTGGCTGACTGTACAGGTCATGGCGTTCCAGGAGCTTTTATGTCTTTGCTTGGTATTACACTTCTGACTGAAATTGTCAAACATCATAAAATAACAACTCCAAGCGAAATTCTCAATGAACTACAAAAAGAAATTACAGATATTTTGAAGCAAAAAAGAACTGGCAACAAAGATGGAATGGATATTTCTATTGCTGTTATAGATGAGGATCTAAAAATTTTGGAATTTGCAGGGGCGAAAAACCCACTTGTTTATATACATAAAAAGCGAGGTGGCGACACACAAGAAGAAAACATGACAGTGATAAAAGGAGATGCTTTGTCAATAGGAGGACGGAATAAAAAGATAGAAGCCAATAAATATACTAACCACGTTATCAATTTAGACGATGTAGAGGTATTTTATTTATATTCAGATGGTTATCAAGACCAGTTTGGGGGAACAAATAAACGTAAGTTTATGTCAAAACATTTTCGTAGTCTTTTATATAAAACTTATACAGAAGATTCAATGTCAATTCAACGAAAAGCCTTAAAGACAAATTTGAGGGACTGGATGGGAAGAGGTCAAAAACAAATTGATGATATTTGTGTGATTGGAATTACAGTTTAA